ACCAATATATGCTTATATAGTCTCACAGGACTTGCCACAATAGGATAACATCATAACCATGAGACGCAGATGAAAAAAAAAGGGTAATAAAATTATACTTGACTGTTTTTGTGCAACAGGAATTGTATAGAAACATACCCTTGCCAGCGATCTTTCTCCAAGTGAATCTCCTTTGTAAAACCCTACATTTGAAAAAGGAAAAGTTAAAAATGAGGTGAAAAACCCATATACCTAGAGAGACAGAGATGTATTACTACTTAATTGGTGCTGAACCAAGAAAAAATAAAGGCAACAGTGATTAGGATGCACACAAGATTATAGAGGAAAACCTGCTTAATAAAATAGCCAACAGCATTGTTGTCAGCATAAGTCAGAAAATGAGTTAGCCCATCAACATCTCGTGCATGTTGTTTTAAATGATTCATCAGTCTAGTACCATAGCCTTTAACTTGTTCATCAGCCGTGATTGCACAGAAAGCAATTTCTCCAAACCTTTGGCTGTAGTTTTACAGAAAAAAGAGTGTCAGCAATAAGAACCAATTAAGTAAAATGATATAAACCAGAACTTATCAAAAATGTATTGTTTTAAATTACTGCAAAGTGTCCCCAGTTCAAATACAATACGATAAACACATTCACAGAATTATATCTCCAAATTACAAAGATAACAATAACACTAGGGCATGTTCAAATTACTAATAATTTCAAATCGATCCTTACCGTACCGTGCAAAGTTAATGGACTAATTTAAAAAGCACATTAACAATAATCAAAGCCAATAGAAAGCTTTAAAAGCAAATTTACAATGTTCCAGGGTATAATTCAATTagtgattaaaaaaataaaaaagaaaaaagcttCTGCTTGGATAACCAGAGTGTCCAAGTATTTCACCTTCAAGTCACATTGTGAAAAAGTACTTTGCAAATGCAACCAATCAAGTATGCATGAATACAGAAAATTAAGCTATAGAAACTGGTAAAACTTAAGGAGAAGCAAAGGAACAAACGAAGATTAACTTTACCTGACATACGGTCGATAGGTGATGCCACCAACAACATGATTGCGTCTAATAACCATAACAGATTTGTGGCTTCTGTAAATCCATGTGAAAAGAAtgtatgaataaaaaaaaaactcttcaaAGAAAATCCTATATTAATGAACAATCTATAGATCCCTCAATTAGTTCAGAAAAAGTTAAAACTTGGGATAAATTATAAAACTAATGTGCTAGACTCGTAATAAATATCCCAACAATGTATATCTGGTTTACATCAAGTGCATTGAATTCCCCACAATCAGAATAAAAGAGAATGGGTCAAGGATTTTACTCTACAAGCTCCTATTGACCAATGAAATTGAGACTATCGGAATCTAAACCCTGAAATATATGCGCACAGGTTTGAGTGTGGCCATCACTAATTAAACACAATTCAATATCTTTATGGTATTACCTATCCATAACGAGACGAACAATGTACTCTTTCGGCATGTTTGGTAGTTGCCTcccaaaaatatttttcaaaccaattaaccTGGCAAAACCAGAAACAAAAATATGCATTATACTCCATAAATATTAACAATAAAAGACGATACAATACAGTGCAGTTCTAAACGCAGCATTGACGATGTTTAGGAAAAAAGAGAATCAAATACCAGACCATATGCTCATCAATACCATCGTTTGAATAGCAAGCAAACTTGAGTTTTCCCGCTTCCTCCTAAAGAATTAAGTTTTCCGTATATACAGTTatgaaaattaatcaaattactaAAGCATAAGAGAAATTTCATGAACAATCAATTtaagaaacttaaaaaaaaaagttacctCTCTTTTTAAACTTTCTTCTCTAGCACTATAAGCACCACTGGTCTGTAAATTTTCCGTAAATATTTTGGTGGTGTCTTCTTTCACCACTATCCCCTGAACCGTGCTGGCATTGGAGCCGGGACCACCGGCACCTGTTCCGGCAGTACCAACACCGTCTTTGCCATTATCCGAATTCTCAATTTTGACACTGGCAGTCTCCGTCTTCATCTTCGTGTTGCGCGCCGAGCCGCCGCTGTTCTCTAGGCGTGCAGCGGTGAAATTACGCATGGACTCGTTGTCGAAGTCCTCATCATCGTCAACGGCAACATCCTCGGACTCTTCATCGGAGTCGGAATCGGCGCCACCGCCTCGGGCGGAGATACTCTCAAGATCGTCGTTGGAGGTGAGTGCACCGTCTCGCGCGTCGGCAGAGAAGGAGGAGGGAGGGAAGGGCGGAGCGTGGTCTTCAGGCGGCAGCTTGCGCTTGTGCATGGAGGAGGTAGCGGAGGCCGAGGCCGAATGTGAAGGGGACGGAGACTGGGAGCTCCGAGAACGGTTGGGGGCCGTGAGGTGAGAGGAGTGGTTATCCATTAGGATGATGGATTAGGGTAAACCCTAAAACAGTTCCAGAATCAATTTCTTGCTAGGGTTTTGTCTCACTCATGGCAGAGAAGAAGAAGGATTGGGGGAGATGAAGACGATTCGTTTGGTTTCGTTATTTTAGTTTATTTGGAAATCGCAAGAACTTCTTCCCTCAAATATTAAAaacttttacaaaaaaaaatattaaaagttttgaattatatattaaaactaaaaataacaatattaatatttaattttttaattttttaaaaaaatttactagaatgtttaaaataaatataatataatacaaaAAATTAGAAGTATAACTATTCAAGTGCCATTCTAGGGGGTTTATACCAGAATTTCCTAATGAATATATTttacttaaatatttatttactttatttgtttttattttatttttaatgattttttaaaaaaatttaaagatatactttatataaataaattatattctattttgttatatatattttcacTCGTTAAAGTGtctgtttgacattgttttctattttttttgtaataaattatgagataaagtaatgttaatgaaaaaatgatgaaaaataaggagagaaaTTTTGTAGAAGAAAAATTGAAAAGTGAGAAAttgataaaataagaaaaatgagaaagaaagtgatgagagagaaaatgatgagataaaaaaatgaggagagagaaaatgataATATAGGAAATGATGAGAGATAATAAGTGATGAGAGGGAAAATAAAGAGatcaaaagtgatgagagagaaaatgatgtaagAGAATGAGGAGAGataaattaatgataaaaaatgatgtgagataataataattaaaaatgttatgtgagaaaaaaaattgacaaaaaaattaagaacaactaaaacaattttttaatgttctcaaaattttctgttttttgtaattttgtttttaaaaattattttctaaaaacaatgtcaaacacccTACTTGTTTTCAGCAAACagtttttaggttttaaaaacaaaaaataatattttagttaaGCAGCCTAAGAGCAACTCCAATGGTGATTACCGCATTAGTTGTTTAACATGTACAAATCAtcccaaaaaataattttttattttctctctcatccacATCACTTTTGGCAACTTTTTCCACAAAAATgcttctgttgacgcggttcttcgtcaacaggtaattaagaaaataagagaaagagattagtgcttaataa
The genomic region above belongs to Humulus lupulus chromosome 1, drHumLupu1.1, whole genome shotgun sequence and contains:
- the LOC133785720 gene encoding histone acetyltransferase GCN5 isoform X1, whose product is MDNHSSHLTAPNRSRSSQSPSPSHSASASATSSMHKRKLPPEDHAPPFPPSSFSADARDGALTSNDDLESISARGGGADSDSDEESEDVAVDDDEDFDNESMRNFTAARLENSGGSARNTKMKTETASVKIENSDNGKDGVGTAGTGAGGPGSNASTVQGIVVKEDTTKIFTENLQTSGAYSAREESLKREEEAGKLKFACYSNDGIDEHMVWLIGLKNIFGRQLPNMPKEYIVRLVMDRSHKSVMVIRRNHVVGGITYRPYVSQRFGEIAFCAITADEQVKGYGTRLMNHLKQHARDVDGLTHFLTYADNNAVGYFIKQGFTKEIHLEKDRWQGYIKDYDGGILMECKIDPKLPYIDLSTMIRRQRQAIDEKIRELSNCHIVYPGIDFQKKEAGIPKKPIKVEDIPGLRDAGWTPDQYGYSRTGILSASTENGRKHLTAFMRSLLKSMHDHVDAWPFKEPVDSRDVPDYYDIIKDPMDLRTLSKRVESEQYYVTLEMFVADVKRMFVNARTYNSPETIYYKCSSRMETHFMSKVHSSLQAGTKIQQQ
- the LOC133785720 gene encoding histone acetyltransferase GCN5 isoform X2, with the protein product MDNHSSHLTAPNRSRSSQSPSPSHSASASATSSMHKRKLPPEDHAPPFPPSSFSADARDGALTSNDDLESISARGGGADSDSDEESEDVAVDDDEDFDNESMRNFTAARLENSGGSARNTKMKTETASVKIENSDNGKDGVGTAGTGAGGPGSNASTVQGIVVKEDTTKIFTENLQTSGAYSAREESLKREEEAGKLKFACYSNDGIDEHMVWLIGLKNIFGRQLPNMPKEYIVRLVMDRSHKSVMVIRRNHVVGGITYRPYVSQRFGEIAFCAITADEQVKGYGTRLMNHLKQHARDVDGLTHFLTYADNNAVGYFIKQGFTKEIHLEKDRWQGYIKDYDGGILMECKIDPKLPYIDLSTMIRRQRQAIDEKIRELSNCHIVYPGIDFQKKEAGIPKKPIKVEDIPGLRDAGWTPDQYGYSRTGILSASTENGRKHLTAFMRSLLKL